A single window of Drosophila suzukii chromosome 3, CBGP_Dsuzu_IsoJpt1.0, whole genome shotgun sequence DNA harbors:
- the LOC108011714 gene encoding uncharacterized protein isoform X1: MNFYVLSWLLFFLAPGGCPIYSIDLATLEVPTNDFQNELTLQSMLSSELRAYRNGLNGRIDEEEKEDPPYAPPRRYQQPEWLLKDLLPRELQKATRSAPETDTFLGTNLFGNYRKNCFSTEDIALISARKDFELLVPKSFPQCLLTDSIVNMLLRYFNTVNQIVKGMSDDDTRLILQRAFYDALGGYLRYYLVPMAQVSYYAGRIKLNTVERLVTIYRQCRTTLNTNGNGWRTPNKNIMTQFKGTKIEPVRLPKSCQDQEDASSCAELDQSCISQEPDQGSMLVPLPRLETPDESGLLSNIYLPFRKRRIYNLRSPRSAYVLVKFFQTLTSCHRFQGISQVNYNRQLLAWLRENLQMHYGDELFYPGLGGVLQIQERIVLQQKNPEEESRESRASLEKVEEKTSSSYKEDSRKMSRSAIHWQEAPDPQQEQEHQDEWLTGLEKVHTRQDEAEECRECDNDDTLIWCIAAFLALLLLLILLIICCCMRRGRKKRVVPTDAEAPPPKDKKKKVRETMIVTEPVKEPRKEEPEGDRRYYYSGSGRSTSQRSVQNDRYPENPEIDSYTSTSSLGCQFNKKCVPLNFNRTKGEEYYVPDKSRDEVAKPLSTFKLLSEDSSPHRPLRPPHKPALKATQSAIPTSESDLIALDKYRRRQKQSTQEEKRKKHKDTETSRRKEQTKSSEESRKQSSSERRTTKQVRIATDNDSTDDPLLHRKKPSEKPEPKSGRLRGGTESVKDSPSWETTFDDI; this comes from the exons ATGAACTTTTATGTGCTCTCCTGGCTGCTTTTTTTCCTGGCTCCCGGGGGTTGTCCCATATACAGCATCGACCTGGCTACTTTGGAGGTGCCGACCAACGATTTCCAGAACGAACTGACCCTGCAATCGATGCTCAGCTCGGAGCTGCGAGCTTATCGTAACGGGCTGAACGGGAGGATCGATGAGGAGGAGAAGGAGGATCCTCCCTATGCGCCGCCCAGGCGATACCAGCAGCCGGAATGGCTGCTTAAGGATCTTCTGCCCAGGGAGCTGCAAAAGGCCACAAGGAGTGCCCCGGAAACAGATACCTTTCTGGGCACGAATCTATTTGGGAACTACCGCAAGAACTGCTTCTCCACGGAGGACATTGCCCTAATCTCCGCCCGCAAGGACTTTGAGCTGCTGGTGCCCAAATCCTTCCCGCAATGCCTGCTCACCGACAGCATTGTCAATATGCTACTGCGGTACTTCAACACTGTTAACCAGATTGTGAAGGGGATGTCGGACGATGACACGCGACTAATCCTCCAGAGAGCTTTTTACGACGCTCTGGGTGGCTATCTGCGCTACTATCTGGTGCCCATGGCCCAGGTTTCATACTACGCCGGAAGGATCAAACTGAACACCGTGGAGCGCCTGGTGACCATCTATCGGCAGTGTAGAACTACCCTGAATACAAATGGAAACGGCTGGCGAACGCCGAACAAGAATATAATGACCCAGTTCAAGGGAACGAAGATTGAGCCTGTCAGGCTGCCCAAGAGCTGCCAGGATCAGGAGGATGCCTCTAGCTGTGCCGAGTTGGATCAAAGCTGCATTTCCCAAGAACCGGATCAAGGTTCGATGCTGGTGCCACTGCCCCGCCTAGAGACGCCGGATGAAAGTGGTCTCCTGAGCAACATCTATCTGCCCTTCCGGAAGCGACGCATCTACAATCTTCGGTCGCCCAGATCCGCCTATGTCCTCGTGAAATTCTTTCAAACCCTCACCAGCTGTCATCGATTTCAGGGCATCAGCCAGGTGAACTACAACCGCCAGCTCCTCGCCTGGCTTAGAGAGAACTTACAGATGCACTATGGCGATGAGCTTTTCTACCCGGGATTGGGAGGGGTACTGCAGATCCAAGAGAGGATAGTGCTGCAGCAGAAGAATCCTGAGGAGGAATCTCGAGAATCTCGGGCATCACTCGAAAAGGTTGAGGAAAAGACATCTTCCTCATACAAAGAAGACTCCCGAAAGATGAGTCGCTCTGCCATCCACTGGCAGGAGGCTCCAGACCCtcagcaggagcaggagcaccAAGACGAGTGGCTCACCGGTCTGGAGAAGGTTCACACGCGCCAGGACGAAGCGGAGGAGTGCCGGGAGTGCGACAACGATGACACCTTAATCTGGTGCATTGCCGCCTTCCTGGCactgctcctgctcctcatCCTACTCATCATCTGCTGCTGCATGCGAAGGGGCAGGAAGAAGAGGGTGGTTCCCACGGATGCAGAGGCTCCTCCGCCCAAggacaaaaagaaaaaagtgcGAGAGACGATGATAGTTACGGAGCCAGTAAAAGAACCTCGGAAGGAGGAGCCTGAGGGCGATCGCCGATACTACTACTCCGGATCTGGTCGCTCAACCTCTCAAAGATCGGTTCAGAATGATC GCTATCCAGAGAACCCCGAGATAGATTCCTATACCTCCACCTCCTCGCTGGGCTGCCAGTTCAACAAGAAGTGTGTGCCTCTAAATTTCAACCGCACCAAAGGAGAGGAGTACTATGTACCAGACAAGAGTCGAGATGAGGTGGCAAAGCCACTTTCAACCTTCAAGCTTCTCTCCGAGGATTCCTCCCCTCATAGACCTCTACGGCCTCCCCATAAACCCGCTTTGAAAGCAACCCAATCCGCCATTCCCACCTCGGAAAGCGATCTAATCGCCTTGGACAAGTATAGGAGGCGACAGAAGCAATCCACTCAGgaggaaaagcggaaaaagCATAAGGACACTGAGACCAGCCGGAGAAAAGAG CAGACCAAATCCTCAGAAGAAAGCAGAAAGCAGTCTTCATCGGAAAGGCGAACGACCAAACAAGTGAGGATTG CAACGGACAACGATTCTACTGATGATCCTCTTCTGCACAGGAAAAAGCCCTCAGAAAAGCCGGAACCCAAATCGGGACGACTAAGGGGCGGCACTGAG TCGGTAAAAGATTCGCCCAGCTGGGAAACGACATTTGACGACATCTAA
- the LOC108011714 gene encoding uncharacterized protein isoform X2 → MNFYVLSWLLFFLAPGGCPIYSIDLATLEVPTNDFQNELTLQSMLSSELRAYRNGLNGRIDEEEKEDPPYAPPRRYQQPEWLLKDLLPRELQKATRSAPETDTFLGTNLFGNYRKNCFSTEDIALISARKDFELLVPKSFPQCLLTDSIVNMLLRYFNTVNQIVKGMSDDDTRLILQRAFYDALGGYLRYYLVPMAQVSYYAGRIKLNTVERLVTIYRQCRTTLNTNGNGWRTPNKNIMTQFKGTKIEPVRLPKSCQDQEDASSCAELDQSCISQEPDQGSMLVPLPRLETPDESGLLSNIYLPFRKRRIYNLRSPRSAYVLVKFFQTLTSCHRFQGISQVNYNRQLLAWLRENLQMHYGDELFYPGLGGVLQIQERIVLQQKNPEEESRESRASLEKVEEKTSSSYKEDSRKMSRSAIHWQEAPDPQQEQEHQDEWLTGLEKVHTRQDEAEECRECDNDDTLIWCIAAFLALLLLLILLIICCCMRRGRKKRVVPTDAEAPPPKDKKKKVRETMIVTEPVKEPRKEEPEGDRRYYYSGSGRSTSQRSVQNDRYPENPEIDSYTSTSSLGCQFNKKCVPLNFNRTKGEEYYVPDKSRDEVAKPLSTFKLLSEDSSPHRPLRPPHKPALKATQSAIPTSESDLIALDKYRRRQKQSTQEEKRKKHKDTETSRRKETKSSEESRKQSSSERRTTKQVRIATDNDSTDDPLLHRKKPSEKPEPKSGRLRGGTESVKDSPSWETTFDDI, encoded by the exons ATGAACTTTTATGTGCTCTCCTGGCTGCTTTTTTTCCTGGCTCCCGGGGGTTGTCCCATATACAGCATCGACCTGGCTACTTTGGAGGTGCCGACCAACGATTTCCAGAACGAACTGACCCTGCAATCGATGCTCAGCTCGGAGCTGCGAGCTTATCGTAACGGGCTGAACGGGAGGATCGATGAGGAGGAGAAGGAGGATCCTCCCTATGCGCCGCCCAGGCGATACCAGCAGCCGGAATGGCTGCTTAAGGATCTTCTGCCCAGGGAGCTGCAAAAGGCCACAAGGAGTGCCCCGGAAACAGATACCTTTCTGGGCACGAATCTATTTGGGAACTACCGCAAGAACTGCTTCTCCACGGAGGACATTGCCCTAATCTCCGCCCGCAAGGACTTTGAGCTGCTGGTGCCCAAATCCTTCCCGCAATGCCTGCTCACCGACAGCATTGTCAATATGCTACTGCGGTACTTCAACACTGTTAACCAGATTGTGAAGGGGATGTCGGACGATGACACGCGACTAATCCTCCAGAGAGCTTTTTACGACGCTCTGGGTGGCTATCTGCGCTACTATCTGGTGCCCATGGCCCAGGTTTCATACTACGCCGGAAGGATCAAACTGAACACCGTGGAGCGCCTGGTGACCATCTATCGGCAGTGTAGAACTACCCTGAATACAAATGGAAACGGCTGGCGAACGCCGAACAAGAATATAATGACCCAGTTCAAGGGAACGAAGATTGAGCCTGTCAGGCTGCCCAAGAGCTGCCAGGATCAGGAGGATGCCTCTAGCTGTGCCGAGTTGGATCAAAGCTGCATTTCCCAAGAACCGGATCAAGGTTCGATGCTGGTGCCACTGCCCCGCCTAGAGACGCCGGATGAAAGTGGTCTCCTGAGCAACATCTATCTGCCCTTCCGGAAGCGACGCATCTACAATCTTCGGTCGCCCAGATCCGCCTATGTCCTCGTGAAATTCTTTCAAACCCTCACCAGCTGTCATCGATTTCAGGGCATCAGCCAGGTGAACTACAACCGCCAGCTCCTCGCCTGGCTTAGAGAGAACTTACAGATGCACTATGGCGATGAGCTTTTCTACCCGGGATTGGGAGGGGTACTGCAGATCCAAGAGAGGATAGTGCTGCAGCAGAAGAATCCTGAGGAGGAATCTCGAGAATCTCGGGCATCACTCGAAAAGGTTGAGGAAAAGACATCTTCCTCATACAAAGAAGACTCCCGAAAGATGAGTCGCTCTGCCATCCACTGGCAGGAGGCTCCAGACCCtcagcaggagcaggagcaccAAGACGAGTGGCTCACCGGTCTGGAGAAGGTTCACACGCGCCAGGACGAAGCGGAGGAGTGCCGGGAGTGCGACAACGATGACACCTTAATCTGGTGCATTGCCGCCTTCCTGGCactgctcctgctcctcatCCTACTCATCATCTGCTGCTGCATGCGAAGGGGCAGGAAGAAGAGGGTGGTTCCCACGGATGCAGAGGCTCCTCCGCCCAAggacaaaaagaaaaaagtgcGAGAGACGATGATAGTTACGGAGCCAGTAAAAGAACCTCGGAAGGAGGAGCCTGAGGGCGATCGCCGATACTACTACTCCGGATCTGGTCGCTCAACCTCTCAAAGATCGGTTCAGAATGATC GCTATCCAGAGAACCCCGAGATAGATTCCTATACCTCCACCTCCTCGCTGGGCTGCCAGTTCAACAAGAAGTGTGTGCCTCTAAATTTCAACCGCACCAAAGGAGAGGAGTACTATGTACCAGACAAGAGTCGAGATGAGGTGGCAAAGCCACTTTCAACCTTCAAGCTTCTCTCCGAGGATTCCTCCCCTCATAGACCTCTACGGCCTCCCCATAAACCCGCTTTGAAAGCAACCCAATCCGCCATTCCCACCTCGGAAAGCGATCTAATCGCCTTGGACAAGTATAGGAGGCGACAGAAGCAATCCACTCAGgaggaaaagcggaaaaagCATAAGGACACTGAGACCAGCCGGAGAAAAGAG ACCAAATCCTCAGAAGAAAGCAGAAAGCAGTCTTCATCGGAAAGGCGAACGACCAAACAAGTGAGGATTG CAACGGACAACGATTCTACTGATGATCCTCTTCTGCACAGGAAAAAGCCCTCAGAAAAGCCGGAACCCAAATCGGGACGACTAAGGGGCGGCACTGAG TCGGTAAAAGATTCGCCCAGCTGGGAAACGACATTTGACGACATCTAA
- the LOC108011714 gene encoding uncharacterized protein isoform X3, whose protein sequence is MNFYVLSWLLFFLAPGGCPIYSIDLATLEVPTNDFQNELTLQSMLSSELRAYRNGLNGRIDEEEKEDPPYAPPRRYQQPEWLLKDLLPRELQKATRSAPETDTFLGTNLFGNYRKNCFSTEDIALISARKDFELLVPKSFPQCLLTDSIVNMLLRYFNTVNQIVKGMSDDDTRLILQRAFYDALGGYLRYYLVPMAQVSYYAGRIKLNTVERLVTIYRQCRTTLNTNGNGWRTPNKNIMTQFKGTKIEPVRLPKSCQDQEDASSCAELDQSCISQEPDQGSMLVPLPRLETPDESGLLSNIYLPFRKRRIYNLRSPRSAYVLVKFFQTLTSCHRFQGISQVNYNRQLLAWLRENLQMHYGDELFYPGLGGVLQIQERIVLQQKNPEEESRESRASLEKVEEKTSSSYKEDSRKMSRSAIHWQEAPDPQQEQEHQDEWLTGLEKVHTRQDEAEECRECDNDDTLIWCIAAFLALLLLLILLIICCCMRRGRKKRVVPTDAEAPPPKDKKKKVRETMIVTEPVKEPRKEEPEGDRRYYYSGSGRSTSQRSVQNDRYPENPEIDSYTSTSSLGCQFNKKCVPLNFNRTKGEEYYVPDKSRDEVAKPLSTFKLLSEDSSPHRPLRPPHKPALKATQSAIPTSESDLIALDKYRRRQKQSTQEEKRKKHKDTETSRRKEKKAESSLHRKGERPNK, encoded by the exons ATGAACTTTTATGTGCTCTCCTGGCTGCTTTTTTTCCTGGCTCCCGGGGGTTGTCCCATATACAGCATCGACCTGGCTACTTTGGAGGTGCCGACCAACGATTTCCAGAACGAACTGACCCTGCAATCGATGCTCAGCTCGGAGCTGCGAGCTTATCGTAACGGGCTGAACGGGAGGATCGATGAGGAGGAGAAGGAGGATCCTCCCTATGCGCCGCCCAGGCGATACCAGCAGCCGGAATGGCTGCTTAAGGATCTTCTGCCCAGGGAGCTGCAAAAGGCCACAAGGAGTGCCCCGGAAACAGATACCTTTCTGGGCACGAATCTATTTGGGAACTACCGCAAGAACTGCTTCTCCACGGAGGACATTGCCCTAATCTCCGCCCGCAAGGACTTTGAGCTGCTGGTGCCCAAATCCTTCCCGCAATGCCTGCTCACCGACAGCATTGTCAATATGCTACTGCGGTACTTCAACACTGTTAACCAGATTGTGAAGGGGATGTCGGACGATGACACGCGACTAATCCTCCAGAGAGCTTTTTACGACGCTCTGGGTGGCTATCTGCGCTACTATCTGGTGCCCATGGCCCAGGTTTCATACTACGCCGGAAGGATCAAACTGAACACCGTGGAGCGCCTGGTGACCATCTATCGGCAGTGTAGAACTACCCTGAATACAAATGGAAACGGCTGGCGAACGCCGAACAAGAATATAATGACCCAGTTCAAGGGAACGAAGATTGAGCCTGTCAGGCTGCCCAAGAGCTGCCAGGATCAGGAGGATGCCTCTAGCTGTGCCGAGTTGGATCAAAGCTGCATTTCCCAAGAACCGGATCAAGGTTCGATGCTGGTGCCACTGCCCCGCCTAGAGACGCCGGATGAAAGTGGTCTCCTGAGCAACATCTATCTGCCCTTCCGGAAGCGACGCATCTACAATCTTCGGTCGCCCAGATCCGCCTATGTCCTCGTGAAATTCTTTCAAACCCTCACCAGCTGTCATCGATTTCAGGGCATCAGCCAGGTGAACTACAACCGCCAGCTCCTCGCCTGGCTTAGAGAGAACTTACAGATGCACTATGGCGATGAGCTTTTCTACCCGGGATTGGGAGGGGTACTGCAGATCCAAGAGAGGATAGTGCTGCAGCAGAAGAATCCTGAGGAGGAATCTCGAGAATCTCGGGCATCACTCGAAAAGGTTGAGGAAAAGACATCTTCCTCATACAAAGAAGACTCCCGAAAGATGAGTCGCTCTGCCATCCACTGGCAGGAGGCTCCAGACCCtcagcaggagcaggagcaccAAGACGAGTGGCTCACCGGTCTGGAGAAGGTTCACACGCGCCAGGACGAAGCGGAGGAGTGCCGGGAGTGCGACAACGATGACACCTTAATCTGGTGCATTGCCGCCTTCCTGGCactgctcctgctcctcatCCTACTCATCATCTGCTGCTGCATGCGAAGGGGCAGGAAGAAGAGGGTGGTTCCCACGGATGCAGAGGCTCCTCCGCCCAAggacaaaaagaaaaaagtgcGAGAGACGATGATAGTTACGGAGCCAGTAAAAGAACCTCGGAAGGAGGAGCCTGAGGGCGATCGCCGATACTACTACTCCGGATCTGGTCGCTCAACCTCTCAAAGATCGGTTCAGAATGATC GCTATCCAGAGAACCCCGAGATAGATTCCTATACCTCCACCTCCTCGCTGGGCTGCCAGTTCAACAAGAAGTGTGTGCCTCTAAATTTCAACCGCACCAAAGGAGAGGAGTACTATGTACCAGACAAGAGTCGAGATGAGGTGGCAAAGCCACTTTCAACCTTCAAGCTTCTCTCCGAGGATTCCTCCCCTCATAGACCTCTACGGCCTCCCCATAAACCCGCTTTGAAAGCAACCCAATCCGCCATTCCCACCTCGGAAAGCGATCTAATCGCCTTGGACAAGTATAGGAGGCGACAGAAGCAATCCACTCAGgaggaaaagcggaaaaagCATAAGGACACTGAGACCAGCCGGAGAAAAGAG AAGAAAGCAGAAAGCAGTCTTCATCGGAAAGGCGAACGACCAAACAAGTGA
- the LOC108011701 gene encoding uridine diphosphate glucose pyrophosphatase NUDT14, translating into MFKVLGALRRSWCSAAKSGIRNPASCISRIWFGPLPKDSIWIKPGRLHYLESDVEKQVDFIKTIDGVVVLLYNKSREKLIFVRQFRGAVYQGIYSAGSSAMAKGEANLEKFPPEMGVTLELCGGAVDKDKSLKEIAKEEVLEECGYEVPTESLQHVFDYRSGIGTSSSAMTLYYCEVCDDQKVSEGGGVDAENIQVLEMSVEESRKLVQTGARTNGGPSCLLGLLWFFLYKAPKVTT; encoded by the coding sequence atgtTCAAAGTACTCGGCGCCCTGCGTCGATCTTGGTGTTCGGCTGCCAAATCGGGCATTAGGAACCCAGCAAGCTGTATATCAAGGATTTGGTTCGGTCCTCTCCCCAAGGATTCCATTTGGATTAAGCCAGGACGCCTACACTATCTTGAAAGTGATGTGGAAAAGCAGGTGGACTTTATAAAAACCATAGATGGTGTGGTGGTGCTGTTGTACAACAAATCCCGTGAGAAACTGATCTTCGTACGACAATTTAGGGGAGCGGTTTACCAGGGAATTTATTCAGCTGGAAGTTCAGCCATGGCCAAAGGTGAAGCCAATCTGGAGAAGTTTCCTCCGGAAATGGGAGTTACTTTGGAACTTTGTGGTGGGGCCGTTGACAAAGACAAGAGCTTAAAGGAAATTGCCAAGGAGGAAGTTCTGGAAGAGTGTGGATACGAGGTGCCCACGGAATCCCTGCAGCATGTATTCGATTATAGATCGGGTATTGGTACATCTAGCAGTGCTATGACTTTATATTACTGCGAGGTATGCGATGATCAGAAAGTCTCGGAAGGCGGTGGCGTTGATGCGGAAAATATCCAGGTGTTGGAGATGTCTGTCGAGGAGTCAAGGAAGCTGGTTCAAACAGGAGCCAGAACCAATGGGGGGCCTTCCTGTTTATTGGGATTACTATGGTTCTTTCTCTATAAGGCTCCCAAGGTGACCACTTAG
- the LOC108011704 gene encoding uridine diphosphate glucose pyrophosphatase NUDT14, which translates to MENVSKIWLGPLPEDSPYVKPFRLYYVQNGVEKNWDLLKVHDSVAIILYNTSRQKLVLVRQFRPAVYHGIISSAQGNFDKVDLKEFPPAIGVTLELCAGIVDKSKSWVEIAREEVVEECGYDVPVERIEEVMVYRSGVGSSGAKQTMYYCEVTDADKATSGGGVDDEIIEVVELSLEEAKRMIQQGAVNNSPPSCLMGLMWFFANRAPGAKA; encoded by the exons ATGGAAAACGTTTCCAAGATCTGGCTGGGACCCCTGCCCGAGGACTCTCCCTATGTGAAACCCTTCCGCCTGTACTACGTCCAGAACGGCGTGGAGAAGAACTGGGATCTGCTGAAGGTCCACGATAGCGTGGCCATCATCCTCTACAACACTTCTCGCCAGAAGCTGGTCCTGGTCCGTCAGTTCCGACCCGCTGTCTACCACGGCATTATCTCCAGCGCCCAGGGCAACTTCGATAAGGTGGACCTCAAGGAGTTCCCGCCCGCCATCGGGGTCACCTTGGAACTGTGCGCCGGGATCGTGGACAAGTCCAAGAGCTGGGTGGAGATCGCCCGGGAGGAGGTGGTGGAGGAGTGTGGATACGATGTCCCTGTGGAGAGGATCGAGGAGGTCATGGTCTACAG ATCTGGTGTCGGCTCATCGGGTGCCAAGCAAACCATGTATTACTGCGAGGTGACCGACGCGGACAAGGCCACCAGTGGCGGCGGAGTCGATGACGAGATCATCGAGGTGGTGGAGCTGTCCCTGGAGGAGGCCAAGCGGATGATCCAACAGGGCGCCGTGAACAACAGCCCGCCCAGCTGCCTCATGGGCCTGATGTGGTTCTTCGCCAACAGGGCACCGGGTGCGAAGGCCTAG